In a single window of the Cucumis melo cultivar AY chromosome 11, USDA_Cmelo_AY_1.0, whole genome shotgun sequence genome:
- the LOC103499724 gene encoding fructose-bisphosphate aldolase 1, chloroplastic isoform X1: MASASASLLKSSPVLDKFEWVKGQSLRQPSVSVVRCHPTAAPSTLTVRAGSYIDELVKTAKTVASPGRGILAMDESNATCGKRLASIGLENTEANRQAYRTLLVTAPELGKYISGAILFEETLYQSTVDGEKIVDVLVKQGIVPGIKVDKGLVPLPGSNNESWCQGLDGLASRAAAYYQQGARFAKWRTVVSIPNGPSALAVKEAAWGLARYAAVSQDNGLVPIVEPEILLDGEHGIDRTFEVAQKVWAEVFFYLAENNVLFEGILLKPSMVTPGAESKDKASPETVAKYTLSLLQRRIPPAVPGIMFLSGGQSEIEATLNLNAMNQAPNPWHVSFSYARALQNTCLKTWGGRPENVKAAQDALIQRAKSNSLAQLGKYTGDGESDEAKEGMFVKGYTY; the protein is encoded by the exons ATGGCTTCTGCTTCTGCTTCTCTTCTCAAATCCTCCCCTGTTCTCGATAAGTTCGAGTGGGTTAAGGGCCAGTCCCTCCGCCAACCCTCCGTCTCCGTCGTCCGCTGCCACCCCACCGCCGCCCCTTCCACTCTCACCGTCCGCGCTGGCTCTTACATTGATGAGTTGGTCAAAACCGCC AAAACTGTGGCGTCTCCAGGACGTGGAATTTTGGCTATGGATGAGTCAAATGCAACTTGTGGAAAGCGTTTGGCTTCCATTGGATTAGAAAACACAGAGGCTAACCGTCAAGCTTACCGAACTCTTCTCGTAACTGCACCCGAACTCGGCAAGTACATCTCAGGTGCTATCCTCTTTGAAGAGACTCTCTACCAATCCACCGTCGATGGCGAGAAGATAGTCGACGTTTTGGTCAAGCAAGGCATTGTCCCTGGAATCAAAGTTGACAAG gGTTTGGTTCCACTTCCTGGTTCGAACAACGAATCGTGGTGCCAAGGTCTCGACGGCCTTGCTTCTCGTGCCGCTGCTTACTACCAACAAGGCGCTCGTTTCGCCAAATG GCGCACAGTCGTGAGCATTCCCAACGGCCCATCAGCCCTTGCTGTCAAGGAAGCCGCCTGGGGTCTTGCTCGCTACGCTGCAGTCTCACAG GACAATGGATTGGTTCCAATCGTCGAGCCGGAGATCTTGCTTGACGGTGAGCACGGGATTGACAGAACCTTCGAGGTAGCACAGAAAGTTTGGGCAGAGGTCTTCTTCTACCTTGCAGAGAACAATGTTTTGTTTGAAGGAATTCTTTTGAAACCAAGCATGGTTACTCCTGGAGCTGAGAGCAAAGACAAAGCAAGCCCTGAGACAGTTGCTAAGTACACTCTTTCTCTTCTCCAAAGAAGAATCCCTCCTGCTGTTCCTGGAATCATG TTTTTATCAGGTGGGCAATCTGAGATAGAGGCTACATTGAACTTGAATGCCATGAACCAAGCACCAAACCCATGGCATGTGTCCTTCTCATATGCTAGAGCTCTCCAAAACACTTGCTTGAAGACATGGGGTGGACGACCAGAGAATGTGAAGGCCGCACAGGATGCTCTGATTCAACGAGCCAAGTCGAACTCCCTCGCCCAGCTTGGGAAGTACACTGGTGATGGTGAGTCTGACGAAGCAAAGGAGGGAATGTTTGTCAAGGGCTACACATACTAA
- the LOC103499724 gene encoding fructose-bisphosphate aldolase 1, chloroplastic isoform X2 encodes MASASASLLKSSPVLDKFEWVKGQSLRQPSVSVVRCHPTAAPSTLTVRAGSYIDELVKTKTVASPGRGILAMDESNATCGKRLASIGLENTEANRQAYRTLLVTAPELGKYISGAILFEETLYQSTVDGEKIVDVLVKQGIVPGIKVDKGLVPLPGSNNESWCQGLDGLASRAAAYYQQGARFAKWRTVVSIPNGPSALAVKEAAWGLARYAAVSQDNGLVPIVEPEILLDGEHGIDRTFEVAQKVWAEVFFYLAENNVLFEGILLKPSMVTPGAESKDKASPETVAKYTLSLLQRRIPPAVPGIMFLSGGQSEIEATLNLNAMNQAPNPWHVSFSYARALQNTCLKTWGGRPENVKAAQDALIQRAKSNSLAQLGKYTGDGESDEAKEGMFVKGYTY; translated from the exons ATGGCTTCTGCTTCTGCTTCTCTTCTCAAATCCTCCCCTGTTCTCGATAAGTTCGAGTGGGTTAAGGGCCAGTCCCTCCGCCAACCCTCCGTCTCCGTCGTCCGCTGCCACCCCACCGCCGCCCCTTCCACTCTCACCGTCCGCGCTGGCTCTTACATTGATGAGTTGGTCAAAACC AAAACTGTGGCGTCTCCAGGACGTGGAATTTTGGCTATGGATGAGTCAAATGCAACTTGTGGAAAGCGTTTGGCTTCCATTGGATTAGAAAACACAGAGGCTAACCGTCAAGCTTACCGAACTCTTCTCGTAACTGCACCCGAACTCGGCAAGTACATCTCAGGTGCTATCCTCTTTGAAGAGACTCTCTACCAATCCACCGTCGATGGCGAGAAGATAGTCGACGTTTTGGTCAAGCAAGGCATTGTCCCTGGAATCAAAGTTGACAAG gGTTTGGTTCCACTTCCTGGTTCGAACAACGAATCGTGGTGCCAAGGTCTCGACGGCCTTGCTTCTCGTGCCGCTGCTTACTACCAACAAGGCGCTCGTTTCGCCAAATG GCGCACAGTCGTGAGCATTCCCAACGGCCCATCAGCCCTTGCTGTCAAGGAAGCCGCCTGGGGTCTTGCTCGCTACGCTGCAGTCTCACAG GACAATGGATTGGTTCCAATCGTCGAGCCGGAGATCTTGCTTGACGGTGAGCACGGGATTGACAGAACCTTCGAGGTAGCACAGAAAGTTTGGGCAGAGGTCTTCTTCTACCTTGCAGAGAACAATGTTTTGTTTGAAGGAATTCTTTTGAAACCAAGCATGGTTACTCCTGGAGCTGAGAGCAAAGACAAAGCAAGCCCTGAGACAGTTGCTAAGTACACTCTTTCTCTTCTCCAAAGAAGAATCCCTCCTGCTGTTCCTGGAATCATG TTTTTATCAGGTGGGCAATCTGAGATAGAGGCTACATTGAACTTGAATGCCATGAACCAAGCACCAAACCCATGGCATGTGTCCTTCTCATATGCTAGAGCTCTCCAAAACACTTGCTTGAAGACATGGGGTGGACGACCAGAGAATGTGAAGGCCGCACAGGATGCTCTGATTCAACGAGCCAAGTCGAACTCCCTCGCCCAGCTTGGGAAGTACACTGGTGATGGTGAGTCTGACGAAGCAAAGGAGGGAATGTTTGTCAAGGGCTACACATACTAA
- the LOC103499724 gene encoding fructose-bisphosphate aldolase, chloroplastic isoform X3 codes for MSWSKPPYKTVASPGRGILAMDESNATCGKRLASIGLENTEANRQAYRTLLVTAPELGKYISGAILFEETLYQSTVDGEKIVDVLVKQGIVPGIKVDKGLVPLPGSNNESWCQGLDGLASRAAAYYQQGARFAKWRTVVSIPNGPSALAVKEAAWGLARYAAVSQDNGLVPIVEPEILLDGEHGIDRTFEVAQKVWAEVFFYLAENNVLFEGILLKPSMVTPGAESKDKASPETVAKYTLSLLQRRIPPAVPGIMFLSGGQSEIEATLNLNAMNQAPNPWHVSFSYARALQNTCLKTWGGRPENVKAAQDALIQRAKSNSLAQLGKYTGDGESDEAKEGMFVKGYTY; via the exons ATGAGTTGGTCAAAACCGCCGTAC AAAACTGTGGCGTCTCCAGGACGTGGAATTTTGGCTATGGATGAGTCAAATGCAACTTGTGGAAAGCGTTTGGCTTCCATTGGATTAGAAAACACAGAGGCTAACCGTCAAGCTTACCGAACTCTTCTCGTAACTGCACCCGAACTCGGCAAGTACATCTCAGGTGCTATCCTCTTTGAAGAGACTCTCTACCAATCCACCGTCGATGGCGAGAAGATAGTCGACGTTTTGGTCAAGCAAGGCATTGTCCCTGGAATCAAAGTTGACAAG gGTTTGGTTCCACTTCCTGGTTCGAACAACGAATCGTGGTGCCAAGGTCTCGACGGCCTTGCTTCTCGTGCCGCTGCTTACTACCAACAAGGCGCTCGTTTCGCCAAATG GCGCACAGTCGTGAGCATTCCCAACGGCCCATCAGCCCTTGCTGTCAAGGAAGCCGCCTGGGGTCTTGCTCGCTACGCTGCAGTCTCACAG GACAATGGATTGGTTCCAATCGTCGAGCCGGAGATCTTGCTTGACGGTGAGCACGGGATTGACAGAACCTTCGAGGTAGCACAGAAAGTTTGGGCAGAGGTCTTCTTCTACCTTGCAGAGAACAATGTTTTGTTTGAAGGAATTCTTTTGAAACCAAGCATGGTTACTCCTGGAGCTGAGAGCAAAGACAAAGCAAGCCCTGAGACAGTTGCTAAGTACACTCTTTCTCTTCTCCAAAGAAGAATCCCTCCTGCTGTTCCTGGAATCATG TTTTTATCAGGTGGGCAATCTGAGATAGAGGCTACATTGAACTTGAATGCCATGAACCAAGCACCAAACCCATGGCATGTGTCCTTCTCATATGCTAGAGCTCTCCAAAACACTTGCTTGAAGACATGGGGTGGACGACCAGAGAATGTGAAGGCCGCACAGGATGCTCTGATTCAACGAGCCAAGTCGAACTCCCTCGCCCAGCTTGGGAAGTACACTGGTGATGGTGAGTCTGACGAAGCAAAGGAGGGAATGTTTGTCAAGGGCTACACATACTAA
- the LOC103499724 gene encoding fructose-bisphosphate aldolase 1, chloroplastic isoform X4 has product MASASASLLKSSPVLDKFEWVKGQSLRQPSVSVVRCHPTAAPSTLTVRAGSYIDELVKTAKTVASPGRGILAMDESNATCGKRLASIGLENTEANRQAYRTLLVTAPELGKYISGAILFEETLYQSTVDGEKIVDVLVKQGIVPGIKVDKGLVPLPGSNNESWCQGLDGLASRAAAYYQQGARFAKWRTVVSIPNGPSALAVKEAAWGLARYAAVSQDNGLVPIVEPEILLDGEHGIDRTFEVAQKVWAEVFFYLAENNVLFEGILLKPSMVTPGAESKDKASPETVAKYTLSLLQRRIPPAVPGIMAIFIRWAI; this is encoded by the exons ATGGCTTCTGCTTCTGCTTCTCTTCTCAAATCCTCCCCTGTTCTCGATAAGTTCGAGTGGGTTAAGGGCCAGTCCCTCCGCCAACCCTCCGTCTCCGTCGTCCGCTGCCACCCCACCGCCGCCCCTTCCACTCTCACCGTCCGCGCTGGCTCTTACATTGATGAGTTGGTCAAAACCGCC AAAACTGTGGCGTCTCCAGGACGTGGAATTTTGGCTATGGATGAGTCAAATGCAACTTGTGGAAAGCGTTTGGCTTCCATTGGATTAGAAAACACAGAGGCTAACCGTCAAGCTTACCGAACTCTTCTCGTAACTGCACCCGAACTCGGCAAGTACATCTCAGGTGCTATCCTCTTTGAAGAGACTCTCTACCAATCCACCGTCGATGGCGAGAAGATAGTCGACGTTTTGGTCAAGCAAGGCATTGTCCCTGGAATCAAAGTTGACAAG gGTTTGGTTCCACTTCCTGGTTCGAACAACGAATCGTGGTGCCAAGGTCTCGACGGCCTTGCTTCTCGTGCCGCTGCTTACTACCAACAAGGCGCTCGTTTCGCCAAATG GCGCACAGTCGTGAGCATTCCCAACGGCCCATCAGCCCTTGCTGTCAAGGAAGCCGCCTGGGGTCTTGCTCGCTACGCTGCAGTCTCACAG GACAATGGATTGGTTCCAATCGTCGAGCCGGAGATCTTGCTTGACGGTGAGCACGGGATTGACAGAACCTTCGAGGTAGCACAGAAAGTTTGGGCAGAGGTCTTCTTCTACCTTGCAGAGAACAATGTTTTGTTTGAAGGAATTCTTTTGAAACCAAGCATGGTTACTCCTGGAGCTGAGAGCAAAGACAAAGCAAGCCCTGAGACAGTTGCTAAGTACACTCTTTCTCTTCTCCAAAGAAGAATCCCTCCTGCTGTTCCTGGAATCATGGCAA TTTTTATCAGGTGGGCAATCTGA
- the LOC103499723 gene encoding endoglucanase 24-like, whose product MKNPIFSHRTILFLILSILLSPDFTFAGHDYTDALSKCILFFEGQRSGFLPQDQRMTWRANSGLGDGWTYKTDLTGGYYDAGDNVKFGFPMAFTTTLLSWSVIEFGDLMPPAELRNSLVAIRWATDYLLKTVSQPNRIFVQVGDPSADHFCWERPEDMDTMRTVYAVDAPGTASDVAGETAAALAAASMAFRSSDPGYAETLLQNGIKAFELADTYRGAYSDNANIRDGVCPFYCDFDGYQDELLWGAAWLRRASKNESYLSYIQDNGKTLGAEDSFNEFGWDNKHAGLNVLVSKEALEGNIFTLQSYKASADNFMCTLIPESSSSHIQYTPGGLIYKPGGSNLQHATSITFLLLAYAHYLERTSSTVNCGNVVVGPASLRRQAKQQVDYILGDNPKGISYMVGYGNYFPQRIHHRGSSLPSVRDHPQPIACKEGSTYFNSPDPNPNVLVGALVGGPGEDDVYEDDRADFRKSEPTTYINAPFVGVLAYFAANPGG is encoded by the exons ATGAAGAACCCCATTTTCTCTCACCGGACCAttctttttctcattctttCAATTCTCCTCTCGCCGGACTTTACATTTGCAGGCCACGATTACACCGACGCCTTGTCTAAATGTATCTTGTTCTTCGAAGGCCAACGATCGGGGTTCTTGCCACAAGATCAACGAATGACGTGGCGTGCCAACTCTGGCCTCGGCGACGGTTGGACTTATAAAACAGACCTCACCGGCGGCTACTACGACGCCGGCGATAATGTTAAGTTTGGTTTTCCGATGGCTTTCACCACCACGCTTTTGTCTTGGAGTGTCATTGAGTTCGGCGACTTGATGCCGCCGGCGGAGTTGAGAAATTCGTTGGTTGCGATTCGTTGGGCGACGGATTATCTACTCAAAACGGTGTCGCAGCCTAATCGGATTTTTGTTCAG GTGGGTGATCCGAGTGCTGACCATTTTTGTTGGGAGAGACCCGAGGACATGGACACGATGAGGACCGTGTACGCCGTGGACGCACCAGGGACTGCTTCAGATGTGGCAGGGGAGACCGCAGCAGCACTAGCTGCTGCGTCGATGGCGTTCCGATCGTCGGACCCAGGGTACGCCGAGACGTTGCTACAAAATGGAATCAAGGCGTTCGAGTTGGCTGATACCTACAGAGGAGCTTATAGTGATAATGCTAATATTAGAGATGGTGTTTGTCCTTTCTACTGCGATTTTGATGGCTATCAG GATGAGCTACTATGGGGAGCAGCTTGGCTAAGAAGGGCGAGTAAAAATGAGTCGTATTTGAGTTATATTCAAGACAATGGTAAAACTCTTGGTGCTGAAGATAGCTTCAATGAGTTTGGATGGGACAACAAGCATGCCGGTCTTAACGTTCTGGTCTCTAag GAAGCACTTGAAGGAAACATATTCACACTCCAATCATACAAAGCCTCGGCAGATAATTTCATGTGCACATTAATTCCAGAATCTTCTTCTTCCCACATCCAATACACTCCCGGCGGCCTCATCTACAAGCCCGGCGGCAGCAACCTCCAACACGCCACCTCCATAACCTTCCTCCTCCTCGCCTACGCTCACTACCTCGAACGCACTTCCTCCACCGTCAACTGCGGCAACGTCGTCGTCGGTCCCGCCTCCCTCCGCCGCCAAGCCAAACAACAAGTCGACTACATTCTCGGCGATAATCCCAAGGGCATCTCCTACATGGTCGGGTACGGCAACTACTTCCCTCAGCGGATCCATCACCGCGGCTCCTCCCTTCCGTCCGTACGCGACCATCCGCAGCCGATCGCTTGTAAGGAAGGGTCGACGTACTTCAATTCGCCAGATCCGAACCCTAATGTGTTGGTTGGAGCATTAGTTGGTGGTCCGGGGGAAGATGATGTGTATGAGGATGATCGGGCGGATTTTCGGAAATCGGAGCCGACTACATATATTAATGCGCCATTTGTTGGGGTTTTGGCGTATTTTGCTGCGAATCCGGGAGGTTGA